A window of Lentibacillus sp. Marseille-P4043 contains these coding sequences:
- a CDS encoding SH3 domain-containing protein, translating into MLKRFCNKAIAVGMVVSASVLVIPTFASAYSHQFSDVKKEKSHYKTIMELTEAGIINGYNNGTFGINDDLQRRHGAVLLYNALGLTTPNNVEDILDKYYDDVNMDNEYAGQIAAVTPNIFKGNNSSFNPTADLTREQMATTIVKAFGLQDKGTNPGINLSNVSASHKNNVKILAQYYITNQYDDFRPSEIVTRGQFATFLYNALHKDELEPEEPEQSEKPETEYRTTSYNIDFQKAIDQQKNQKVDGTGNFTASRELIKYYANPNNFSKGSPEFFQFLLLSYTPGLNADEINKKVLNGKGSLEGKAKTFIEAGKKFNVNPLYLMAHALHETGNGTSKLSTGYSVSKVDGKKVTEKKTYNMYGIKAYDSCPLQCGSEHAYKQKWFTVDAAITGGAKYITNDYIGRGQDTLYKMRWNPDSPGFPQYATHVEWAAIQARKIHDMYEIYNLLDTPGLTFEIPKYKNQPGASSKPTGEAKYAIDTSSKGTKGQTTDNLNLRIAPSTAYTSIKLLSKGTMVEILGENGGWYKVKADGKTGWVSGDYIKPPFLLKVINVSSSLYIRSKPTNESDPVGSVHNNDEVTGVVDENGNFIIKDGYYKVLFRDKEAWIHGDYLKEK; encoded by the coding sequence ATGCTCAAGAGGTTTTGCAACAAGGCTATAGCAGTTGGTATGGTTGTTTCGGCATCCGTTTTAGTCATTCCAACTTTTGCTTCAGCATACAGTCATCAATTTTCAGATGTGAAAAAGGAGAAATCCCATTATAAAACAATTATGGAATTGACTGAGGCAGGAATTATTAATGGGTATAATAATGGTACATTTGGCATTAATGACGATTTACAACGCCGTCATGGGGCAGTGTTATTATACAACGCACTTGGTTTAACTACTCCAAATAATGTGGAAGATATCCTGGATAAATATTATGATGATGTAAATATGGACAATGAATATGCTGGTCAAATTGCGGCAGTTACACCGAACATTTTTAAGGGAAATAATAGTTCATTTAATCCAACAGCTGATTTGACCCGGGAACAAATGGCAACAACGATTGTTAAAGCTTTTGGTTTACAAGACAAGGGAACAAACCCTGGTATTAATCTATCAAATGTCTCAGCGTCTCACAAGAATAATGTGAAAATTCTAGCGCAATATTATATTACGAATCAATATGATGATTTCAGACCAAGTGAAATAGTGACAAGGGGACAATTTGCGACATTCCTTTATAATGCTTTACATAAGGATGAATTAGAACCTGAGGAACCGGAACAATCTGAAAAGCCAGAAACTGAATATAGAACAACGTCTTATAATATTGATTTTCAAAAGGCAATTGATCAACAAAAGAACCAAAAAGTTGATGGGACGGGAAATTTTACGGCAAGTAGAGAATTGATTAAATACTATGCAAATCCAAATAATTTTTCAAAAGGCTCTCCTGAGTTTTTTCAATTTCTATTATTATCATATACTCCAGGACTTAATGCCGATGAAATAAACAAAAAGGTTCTTAACGGAAAAGGTAGTTTAGAAGGTAAAGCAAAAACATTTATAGAAGCGGGAAAGAAGTTTAATGTAAATCCACTATACCTAATGGCGCATGCCCTACACGAAACTGGAAATGGTACATCGAAACTGTCCACTGGTTATTCCGTTTCTAAAGTAGATGGAAAAAAGGTAACAGAAAAAAAGACGTATAACATGTATGGAATAAAGGCTTATGATTCTTGTCCATTGCAATGTGGCTCAGAACACGCCTATAAGCAAAAATGGTTTACAGTAGATGCGGCTATTACAGGCGGAGCGAAATATATAACCAATGATTATATTGGTAGAGGACAAGATACGCTCTATAAAATGAGATGGAACCCAGATAGTCCAGGCTTTCCACAATATGCAACACATGTAGAATGGGCAGCAATACAAGCACGAAAGATTCATGATATGTACGAGATATACAATTTACTTGATACACCTGGATTAACATTTGAGATTCCAAAATATAAAAATCAGCCAGGCGCCTCGTCAAAGCCAACTGGTGAAGCAAAATATGCAATCGATACATCAAGCAAAGGAACAAAAGGCCAAACAACAGATAATTTAAACTTGAGAATTGCACCATCTACAGCATATACGTCGATTAAACTTTTATCAAAAGGCACCATGGTAGAGATATTGGGTGAAAACGGCGGATGGTACAAGGTCAAAGCGGATGGAAAAACAGGATGGGTTTCAGGTGATTATATTAAACCTCCATTTTTGTTGAAAGTTATTAATGTTTCATCCAGCTTGTATATAAGGAGCAAACCAACAAATGAGAGCGATCCAGTTGGGTCTGTTCACAACAATGATGAAGTTACTGGAGTCGTTGATGAAAATGGTAATTTTATCATAAAAGATGGTTACTATAAAGTTCTGTTCCGTGATAAAGAGGCATGGATACATGGTGACTATCTAAAAGAAAAATAA
- a CDS encoding accessory Sec system S-layer assembly protein produces MFGKKKKQADNEEESIVVDQDFLDNEEADTDTVETELSIPESWSVKNEERYVYAFHNNQSPKLKRNQVSIYGIELNKLKNNGYVATALIKNTVQKEIQFNETTILLLGPDNEVVARKEFDLSRVGKIPANGARPWKFNFTPQDIVTKTDLPKSEWKLAFELKKKHQLDLDESWEKSIAEETKANLEKIVANAAPLKPGEVNFMGISAKYNDNNDLAVTILIRNGSRKNMTLEQIPLAFKDASEEIVAKGAFKLEDFVIKANTSKPWTFIFPASLIKKEDIDLSKWQVYPIQN; encoded by the coding sequence ATGTTTGGCAAAAAGAAGAAACAAGCAGATAACGAAGAAGAAAGTATCGTTGTTGATCAAGACTTTTTAGACAATGAGGAAGCCGACACAGATACAGTTGAAACAGAGCTATCGATACCAGAATCGTGGAGTGTAAAAAACGAAGAACGCTATGTGTATGCATTCCACAACAACCAGAGCCCAAAATTAAAAAGAAATCAAGTCTCCATCTACGGGATTGAACTAAACAAGCTTAAAAATAATGGTTATGTGGCAACAGCACTTATTAAAAATACAGTACAAAAGGAAATCCAATTTAACGAAACAACCATTTTATTATTAGGTCCGGACAATGAAGTTGTGGCCAGAAAAGAATTTGATTTAAGCAGGGTTGGGAAGATACCAGCAAACGGTGCCCGCCCTTGGAAATTCAATTTCACTCCACAGGACATCGTAACAAAAACCGATTTACCAAAAAGTGAATGGAAACTGGCATTTGAATTAAAGAAAAAGCATCAATTAGACTTGGACGAGTCATGGGAAAAGTCAATTGCTGAAGAAACAAAAGCAAACTTAGAAAAAATCGTTGCTAATGCTGCTCCGTTGAAGCCTGGTGAGGTGAATTTTATGGGGATTAGCGCAAAATACAATGATAATAATGATTTAGCAGTAACCATTTTAATCCGAAATGGTTCACGTAAGAATATGACATTAGAACAAATCCCATTGGCATTTAAAGATGCTAGTGAGGAAATTGTTGCCAAAGGTGCATTTAAATTAGAAGACTTTGTCATCAAGGCAAACACGAGCAAACCATGGACATTTATATTTCCAGCTTCCCTTATCAAAAAAGAAGATATAGACCTTTCTAAATGGCAGGTTTATCCAATACAGAACTAA
- the secA2 gene encoding accessory Sec system translocase SecA2, with translation MNVIKNRSKNTRELKTYLKTLEKINNIEQHIEKLTDEQLKGKTIEFKELLNNGKTIHDITVEAFATVREASKRVLGLRHFDVQLLGGLVLLDGNVAEMATGEGKTLVASLSSYLKALEGNGVHIITVNDYLARRDKELIGQIHEFLGLSVGLNIPGMSNSEKQQAYNCDITYGVGTEFGFDYLRDNMVNAKEQKVQRPYHYAIVDEIDSVLIDEARTPLIIAGKDKPSENLYGVCATVIKGLKAEEDFTFDRELKVVNFTDKGLNKCEKVFGVENLFDLEHSTLFHSLLQALRARVLFERDVDYIVKKGEVQLVDMNTGRVMEGRSLSDGLHQAIEAKEGLANTEENKTQASITIQNYYRMYPTLAGMTGTAKTEEAEFRKVYGMDVISIPTNKPNLRQDLPDMAFLTQDQKYKQLVEEVGIRYKKGQPVLIGTASILQSETVAEALDEKKIPYQLLNAKSVEHEANLIALAGQKKQVTIATNMAGRGTDIMLGEDVAELGGLHVIGTERNESRRIDDQLKGRSARQGDPGSTQFIISLEDNLITRYVSDELERLTPKLKTESTGLIKSPNAYKLIDTAQKISEGVYFQFRESNLKLEGTINDQRGVVYKLRDNILESDDVIDFFMKQLEHIPNEYIAAYCNSDLLPEEWDISGLQTALNDVLLPVISFEGKEFESIEELQQFVKPYMEEHYNILKKLQEQNDIEEAARNVGLFVVDSLWKKQLEAMNQLKQGIGIRQYQQEDPVTLFQKDGYSMFESMYQEIEYQLSVRLKKLYEKILQKDS, from the coding sequence ATGAACGTGATCAAAAATAGATCCAAGAATACTCGGGAACTAAAGACGTATTTAAAAACACTCGAAAAAATTAATAATATAGAACAACACATTGAAAAACTTACAGATGAACAATTAAAAGGAAAAACAATTGAATTTAAAGAACTACTAAATAACGGAAAGACAATCCACGATATCACGGTTGAAGCATTCGCTACCGTAAGAGAAGCATCAAAGCGTGTATTAGGATTACGGCATTTCGATGTGCAATTACTCGGCGGGCTTGTACTTTTAGATGGAAACGTCGCTGAGATGGCTACAGGTGAAGGGAAAACCTTAGTTGCGTCATTAAGCAGTTATCTAAAAGCACTCGAAGGTAATGGTGTGCATATTATTACGGTAAATGATTACCTAGCACGACGTGATAAAGAGTTAATCGGTCAAATCCATGAATTCCTTGGACTATCTGTCGGCTTGAATATACCAGGAATGAGCAATTCTGAAAAACAACAAGCGTACAATTGCGATATTACGTATGGCGTTGGTACGGAATTTGGCTTTGATTACTTAAGAGATAACATGGTTAATGCAAAAGAACAAAAGGTACAACGGCCATACCATTATGCAATCGTCGATGAAATCGATAGTGTTCTAATTGATGAGGCCAGAACGCCATTAATTATCGCAGGCAAAGATAAACCAAGCGAAAATTTATATGGTGTTTGTGCGACTGTTATCAAAGGGCTAAAAGCGGAAGAAGACTTCACGTTTGATCGCGAATTAAAAGTCGTCAACTTTACCGACAAAGGGTTAAACAAATGTGAAAAAGTATTTGGCGTTGAAAATCTATTTGATTTGGAGCATAGTACCTTATTTCATTCTTTACTTCAGGCATTACGTGCGCGTGTATTGTTTGAACGAGATGTCGACTATATCGTAAAAAAAGGCGAGGTCCAACTCGTTGATATGAACACAGGTAGAGTCATGGAAGGTCGTAGTCTCAGTGATGGTTTGCACCAGGCAATTGAAGCCAAAGAAGGGTTAGCAAATACGGAAGAAAACAAAACCCAAGCATCAATCACGATTCAAAACTACTACCGGATGTACCCAACGCTGGCGGGAATGACCGGGACGGCCAAAACAGAGGAAGCAGAATTTAGAAAAGTTTACGGAATGGATGTTATTTCCATCCCAACAAATAAACCAAACCTTAGACAAGACCTGCCTGACATGGCCTTTTTAACACAAGATCAAAAATATAAACAACTGGTAGAAGAAGTTGGTATAAGATATAAGAAAGGGCAGCCAGTCCTTATAGGTACAGCATCGATTTTACAATCTGAGACAGTTGCGGAAGCTCTAGACGAGAAAAAAATACCATACCAATTACTAAACGCAAAAAGTGTGGAACATGAGGCAAATCTAATTGCCCTAGCTGGACAGAAAAAGCAAGTAACCATCGCGACAAATATGGCTGGGCGAGGAACAGACATCATGCTTGGTGAAGATGTTGCTGAATTAGGTGGATTGCACGTAATTGGAACTGAACGAAATGAAAGTAGGCGGATTGATGACCAGCTAAAAGGACGCTCCGCACGACAAGGAGATCCTGGTTCGACCCAGTTCATTATCTCACTTGAAGATAATTTAATCACCCGTTATGTCAGTGATGAATTGGAACGCTTAACACCAAAACTAAAAACCGAGAGTACGGGTCTTATTAAATCACCAAACGCCTATAAATTAATTGATACTGCTCAGAAAATCAGTGAAGGTGTCTATTTCCAATTCCGTGAAAGCAACTTAAAACTTGAAGGTACCATTAATGATCAACGTGGTGTAGTCTATAAATTAAGAGATAATATACTCGAGTCCGATGATGTAATTGACTTTTTCATGAAGCAACTGGAACATATACCAAATGAATACATTGCAGCTTATTGCAACTCAGATTTATTACCAGAAGAATGGGATATTTCAGGTTTGCAAACAGCATTAAACGATGTATTATTGCCTGTTATCTCGTTTGAGGGAAAAGAATTCGAATCAATCGAGGAACTACAGCAGTTTGTTAAGCCGTACATGGAAGAACATTACAATATACTGAAGAAGCTCCAGGAACAAAATGATATCGAAGAAGCAGCACGAAATGTTGGATTATTTGTTGTTGATTCATTATGGAAAAAACAACTGGAAGCAATGAATCAATTGAAACAAGGTATTGGTATCAGACAGTACCAACAAGAAGATCCTGTAACACTATTTCAAAAAGATGGATACAGCATGTTCGAATCCATGTATCAGGAAATAGAATATCAGCTAAGTGTACGATTAAAGAAACTTTACGAAAAGATTTTACAGAAAGACAGTTAG
- a CDS encoding polysaccharide pyruvyl transferase family protein, whose protein sequence is MAIGIVGNYGNNNQGDEAILEGILIQLKEVHNIEREEIIVFSNQPEQTRKKYGVQSAKLYYKRKTAPMTLITTMVKNKPIIKKLDMLLVGGGGIFMDLYGTEAFLFGMYGWLGKLSKTPVILYGVGAGPIITRVGKVLLRSLAHLSKLVTVRDPRSKELLQSIGVKSPIHVIGDPAFQVKKPKKIERTTNGIQIGVTAVPFHHSSYWPNEDKQMYRDYIEGMAYNLDKLLTEYPDASVNFFATKHPQDMMVTKEIKELMDLGDRCHICEDSLNHQEIVQFASEQDVVIGTRLHSLILALVTNTPIIAVSYHHKVKDFMDMIACGDYTIPIDKLNEDHDFFHHSYQKMAANWRETEERFETISTMMKRMSDKGMDLVKQTFQTRPADKILVLSNMYPSKHSKTFGIFVKNQVELLQDNGLHVDVIAIDDPRKGKIYLLKKYAMFFIKSLWNMIIRGRKYKAVHAHYIFPTGVVGMLYKKLLGKTLVVTSHGGDIDQMSKKSPFVQKMTKKVLENSDHVIAVGERLKEEIHRNFDITNEKISVINMGVNRHVFRQQDKTSLRERQELATDERVLLFVGNLIRAKGLDDLVDAFEFMQKQEPNLSLHLIGEPKDQAYFNELEEKIKDNAAIIVHDAMSQKKVAEWMAVADLFVLPSHIEGFGLVALEAMACRLPVVGSDVGGLHYLLANGAGVKVNAHDPDDLAMKSLELLRDEDLQKSIIEKGLEKADLYDQDRLISSVIDLYES, encoded by the coding sequence ATGGCAATCGGCATTGTGGGAAACTATGGGAATAATAATCAAGGCGATGAAGCAATCCTTGAAGGTATTCTAATCCAATTAAAAGAAGTACATAACATAGAACGAGAAGAAATTATTGTATTTTCCAATCAACCAGAGCAAACGCGAAAGAAATATGGCGTACAATCAGCGAAGCTCTATTATAAAAGGAAAACAGCTCCCATGACACTAATTACGACAATGGTCAAAAATAAGCCAATTATTAAAAAGTTGGACATGTTGCTTGTTGGTGGTGGGGGCATCTTTATGGATCTCTATGGCACAGAAGCCTTTTTGTTTGGCATGTATGGTTGGCTTGGGAAGCTATCTAAAACCCCTGTGATTTTATATGGCGTCGGAGCAGGACCAATTATAACCCGTGTCGGTAAAGTCCTCCTCAGGTCGCTGGCCCATTTATCAAAATTAGTTACTGTTCGCGATCCAAGGTCAAAAGAATTGCTGCAGTCAATTGGTGTAAAGTCACCAATTCACGTAATTGGCGATCCCGCATTTCAAGTGAAAAAACCGAAAAAAATCGAACGGACGACTAATGGTATCCAGATTGGGGTAACTGCGGTCCCATTTCACCATAGCAGCTATTGGCCAAATGAAGACAAGCAAATGTACCGGGACTATATTGAAGGCATGGCCTATAACCTTGACAAACTTTTAACCGAATACCCGGATGCTTCGGTTAACTTTTTTGCTACAAAGCATCCGCAAGATATGATGGTCACTAAGGAAATCAAAGAATTAATGGATTTGGGTGATCGTTGCCATATTTGCGAAGATAGCTTAAATCATCAAGAAATTGTCCAGTTCGCCAGTGAACAAGATGTTGTAATCGGAACGAGGCTGCATTCTTTGATTTTGGCACTCGTAACAAATACCCCAATTATTGCTGTTTCTTATCATCATAAAGTAAAAGACTTTATGGATATGATTGCGTGTGGTGATTACACGATCCCGATTGATAAGCTAAATGAGGATCATGATTTTTTCCATCATTCGTATCAGAAAATGGCGGCTAATTGGCGTGAAACCGAAGAACGATTCGAAACGATATCTACAATGATGAAGCGAATGTCTGACAAGGGGATGGATCTAGTTAAGCAAACGTTTCAAACTAGGCCGGCTGATAAAATTCTCGTATTAAGCAATATGTATCCATCGAAGCATTCCAAAACATTTGGCATTTTTGTTAAAAATCAAGTAGAACTTTTGCAAGATAATGGATTACATGTTGATGTTATTGCGATCGATGACCCGAGAAAAGGGAAAATCTATTTACTGAAAAAATACGCGATGTTTTTTATCAAGAGTCTTTGGAATATGATTATTCGAGGCAGAAAATATAAAGCAGTACATGCGCACTATATCTTTCCAACAGGTGTTGTTGGGATGCTTTATAAAAAATTGTTAGGGAAAACATTGGTTGTTACCTCACATGGGGGCGATATTGATCAGATGAGTAAAAAAAGCCCGTTTGTGCAAAAAATGACGAAAAAAGTATTAGAGAACTCAGATCATGTGATTGCTGTCGGTGAGCGATTAAAGGAAGAAATTCATCGTAATTTTGACATCACGAACGAGAAAATTTCCGTCATTAATATGGGGGTTAATCGGCATGTTTTTAGGCAGCAGGATAAAACCTCTTTACGGGAAAGGCAGGAACTAGCAACGGATGAACGTGTCTTGTTATTCGTTGGAAATTTAATCCGTGCCAAGGGTTTGGATGATCTGGTCGATGCTTTTGAGTTTATGCAGAAACAGGAACCTAATTTATCATTACATCTTATCGGTGAACCAAAAGATCAAGCATATTTTAATGAACTAGAAGAAAAGATAAAAGATAACGCAGCGATTATTGTTCACGATGCAATGTCTCAAAAAAAGGTCGCTGAATGGATGGCAGTTGCAGACCTTTTTGTTTTACCATCACATATTGAAGGATTTGGACTAGTGGCACTGGAGGCAATGGCATGTAGACTACCTGTGGTTGGTTCAGATGTTGGAGGACTGCATTATTTGTTAGCAAATGGCGCTGGTGTTAAAGTGAATGCCCACGATCCGGATGATTTAGCAATGAAGTCACTGGAATTATTACGAGATGAGGATTTGCAAAAGAGTATTATTGAAAAGGGTCTGGAGAAAGCGGATCTATACGATCAGGATAGACTAATTTCGTCTGTTATCGATTTGTATGAGTCATAG
- the murJ gene encoding murein biosynthesis integral membrane protein MurJ produces MQGRFLKILGAVTVINIVARLLGFAREVIIGYQYGTTYHADSIITAFTIPNFIYIVIGGAITTAFISVYSKLSKAIKDEFVQTIFTGLSVIVGILTILFMIFPEFWIQLFFSGMTEEALSLTSELFVWMAPATLFLALSMGLSGLHNVHDNFRLTSFSTFIFNAVFLVVGVGLTPYMMEYSYGLGASLGAFLMFAILIYYIWKQRIAPLRFKFVKLPETKRFLKLALPIVFGGATVQFYFIIQRIYAANLNEGVISSLNYASKMTQFPQAVLMTSVTTIIYPLLAKAVGEKDFAKVKNAYKKGFRMLTLILLPATIFIFIYAKEIITFIFEYGDFDVSSTNRTYPLLQLFSLSILGLAVNTYITRFFYAMENAYLPIILNVISVFGVNIFVISVLIEKLGASAIALGTVIGTFVNMILLIIVATTKLKLIVSNWGYIIKLLLFLLITTGFIWLSSIIAVSYIIISLCIGGIVTLLMVLGGLKVVR; encoded by the coding sequence ATGCAGGGGCGTTTTTTGAAAATCCTAGGTGCTGTAACGGTAATCAATATTGTCGCACGGCTATTAGGATTTGCTAGAGAGGTCATTATTGGCTATCAATACGGGACAACCTATCATGCGGACAGTATCATAACCGCATTTACGATCCCGAATTTTATCTACATTGTGATAGGTGGAGCAATTACAACTGCATTCATATCCGTTTATAGTAAGCTTAGTAAGGCAATTAAGGATGAATTTGTTCAAACGATTTTTACAGGTTTGAGTGTAATCGTGGGAATATTGACGATTCTGTTTATGATATTCCCCGAATTCTGGATTCAACTTTTCTTCTCCGGTATGACGGAGGAGGCATTAAGTTTAACAAGTGAACTATTTGTTTGGATGGCTCCAGCTACACTATTTCTAGCGCTGTCGATGGGGTTAAGCGGTCTACACAACGTGCATGATAATTTTCGTTTGACTAGTTTTTCAACGTTTATATTTAATGCTGTTTTTCTTGTTGTTGGAGTCGGGCTGACACCATATATGATGGAATACTCGTATGGATTGGGGGCCTCTCTTGGAGCATTCTTAATGTTTGCCATTCTTATATACTATATTTGGAAGCAACGTATTGCGCCATTACGTTTTAAGTTTGTCAAACTTCCAGAGACGAAACGTTTTCTGAAACTGGCACTGCCCATTGTCTTTGGTGGGGCAACCGTTCAATTTTACTTTATTATTCAACGAATTTATGCAGCAAACCTTAATGAAGGAGTTATTTCATCATTAAACTATGCATCGAAAATGACGCAATTTCCGCAAGCCGTGCTGATGACAAGTGTTACCACGATTATATATCCGCTCTTAGCAAAAGCTGTTGGTGAGAAGGATTTTGCTAAAGTAAAGAATGCTTATAAAAAAGGATTTCGGATGCTGACACTGATTTTGTTGCCAGCGACAATCTTTATCTTTATCTATGCAAAAGAAATTATTACATTTATTTTCGAGTATGGAGACTTTGATGTGAGCTCAACCAATCGAACGTATCCATTGCTGCAATTATTTTCTTTGTCCATTTTAGGGCTTGCAGTAAACACGTATATTACCCGGTTTTTCTATGCAATGGAGAATGCATACTTACCTATTATCTTAAATGTTATTTCTGTTTTTGGTGTAAATATTTTTGTGATTTCGGTACTGATCGAAAAATTGGGAGCATCAGCAATTGCGCTTGGAACTGTAATTGGTACGTTTGTGAATATGATTCTGTTGATTATCGTGGCAACGACAAAACTCAAGCTAATTGTGAGTAATTGGGGATATATTATTAAGCTACTGTTATTCTTGTTAATCACAACCGGTTTCATTTGGCTAAGTTCGATTATTGCTGTCTCTTATATAATAATTTCTTTATGTATTGGTGGTATTGTAACATTATTAATGGTTTTAGGTGGATTGAAAGTAGTGAGGTAG
- a CDS encoding glycosyltransferase family 4 protein: protein MYNIPELIIAFLISLVAALLITPVVKRLAIKLNAVDKPDNNRKMHKGVRASMGGLAIFIGCIAGLLYIQPQHEHLLGIIIGAIIILVTGMLDDIYQLKPLMKLTGQIGAGLSVVLSGVIIDKITLPFLGIIYFDNISYVITILWIVAASNAINLIDGLDGLAAGVSAIALTSIFIMAVMDYRLVVVYLTLILIGSTVGFLFHNFYPAKIFMGDTGALFLGYAIAVVSILGLFKNIALFSFIIPIIVITIPIFDTILAIIRRIIRRQSIGTADKEHIHYRLLKMGYSHRASVLILYGFSAFFGLMAIVFNSATLQISLFIIAIFLIGVQIISELAGIVMNGQQPFLDGIRKVFGMKRSQ, encoded by the coding sequence ATGTATAACATACCTGAATTAATTATCGCTTTTCTCATTTCATTGGTGGCAGCTTTACTAATTACGCCAGTAGTCAAACGATTAGCAATAAAATTGAATGCAGTTGATAAACCAGATAACAATCGGAAAATGCATAAAGGCGTTAGAGCTAGTATGGGTGGGTTAGCTATTTTTATTGGCTGTATTGCCGGGCTTTTGTATATTCAACCACAACATGAGCACTTGCTTGGCATAATTATTGGTGCAATCATTATTTTAGTGACCGGGATGCTAGATGATATTTATCAGTTAAAGCCTCTTATGAAATTAACCGGACAAATTGGTGCAGGACTTTCCGTTGTACTCTCAGGGGTTATTATTGATAAGATTACGCTCCCTTTTTTGGGGATTATCTATTTTGACAATATAAGCTATGTAATCACAATACTTTGGATTGTAGCTGCATCAAATGCCATTAACCTAATTGATGGATTAGATGGTTTGGCTGCTGGAGTTTCGGCAATAGCACTTACAAGTATATTTATTATGGCGGTCATGGATTATCGTCTTGTTGTTGTTTATTTGACACTAATATTAATTGGCAGTACGGTCGGATTTTTATTTCATAACTTTTATCCGGCAAAAATTTTCATGGGTGATACAGGGGCACTGTTCCTTGGTTATGCCATTGCAGTCGTCTCCATACTAGGATTATTCAAAAATATTGCCTTGTTCAGCTTTATCATTCCGATTATTGTTATAACGATCCCCATCTTTGACACCATTCTTGCCATTATTAGGAGGATTATCAGGAGGCAGAGCATTGGGACAGCCGACAAAGAGCATATTCATTATCGATTATTAAAAATGGGTTACAGTCATAGGGCGTCCGTGTTAATTTTATATGGATTCAGCGCATTCTTTGGTTTAATGGCAATTGTTTTTAATAGCGCAACATTACAGATTTCCTTGTTCATCATCGCTATATTCTTGATTGGTGTACAAATTATTTCGGAACTGGCAGGAATCGTTATGAATGGACAGCAACCATTCCTTGATGGTATCAGGAAAGTGTTCGGCATGAAGCGATCGCAATGA